The following coding sequences lie in one Pseudomonas monsensis genomic window:
- a CDS encoding EAL domain-containing response regulator: MTSPRILVLENHEFACNVLVRMLHRLSVRDVLQAADAEQAMVQMHLRGGVDIVICDLTDRGLDCLEFLRVASQSGMVRAVLLCSELPPELSRTLGQMASLAGLQLLGVLNRPVQLRSLNRLLYRYKRVRVSPVLAPLSKELPGEDEVRRGLALGEFRAWFQPQFQLQGGAVIGVEALARWQHPARGTLLPCDFLAAVLAYDLTDQMFKQLLEQGLNLLGILRHRGVTLQLAFNLHASQLMDSALVEHIKLALERHGFKGAVLMLELAENGLLDCPPGTQENLLRLRLLGCGLSIDDFGVGFSSLKLMCQLPFTQIKLDGRFVQHLDRQRNRAMVSSTRALARSLGMDLVIEGVSGPKVLERLRELECELGQGYYLARPMTGHDLLQWLEKPEGGR, translated from the coding sequence ATGACCTCCCCACGTATTCTGGTGCTGGAAAATCATGAGTTTGCCTGCAACGTGCTGGTCAGGATGTTGCATCGCCTGAGCGTGCGTGACGTGCTGCAAGCAGCGGATGCCGAACAGGCCATGGTGCAGATGCACCTGCGAGGCGGGGTCGATATCGTGATCTGTGACTTGACCGATCGTGGCCTCGATTGCCTTGAATTTTTGCGGGTTGCCAGCCAGAGCGGCATGGTACGCGCGGTGTTGCTGTGCAGTGAGCTGCCGCCGGAGTTGAGCCGCACGCTTGGGCAAATGGCCTCGCTGGCAGGTTTGCAATTGCTCGGGGTACTGAACCGGCCGGTTCAACTGCGTTCGTTGAATCGCCTGTTGTATCGCTACAAACGCGTGCGGGTATCTCCCGTGTTGGCGCCGTTGAGCAAGGAGCTGCCGGGCGAGGATGAAGTGCGTCGCGGGCTGGCACTGGGCGAATTCCGGGCGTGGTTCCAGCCGCAATTTCAGCTGCAGGGCGGTGCGGTGATTGGTGTCGAAGCGCTGGCCCGTTGGCAGCATCCGGCGCGCGGCACCCTGTTGCCCTGTGACTTTCTCGCCGCCGTGCTGGCTTATGACCTGACCGACCAGATGTTCAAGCAACTGCTCGAACAGGGTCTGAACCTGCTGGGCATTTTGCGCCATCGCGGCGTGACCTTGCAGTTGGCGTTCAACCTGCATGCCTCACAGTTGATGGACAGTGCACTGGTCGAACACATCAAACTGGCATTGGAGCGTCATGGGTTCAAAGGGGCGGTGCTGATGCTCGAACTGGCGGAAAACGGCTTGCTCGATTGCCCGCCGGGCACGCAGGAGAACCTGCTGCGCTTGCGCCTGCTCGGTTGCGGGCTGTCGATTGACGATTTTGGCGTAGGCTTTTCGTCGCTGAAGTTGATGTGTCAGTTACCGTTCACTCAGATCAAGCTCGATGGCCGCTTTGTCCAGCACCTCGATCGTCAGCGCAATCGGGCGATGGTCTCCAGCACGCGGGCACTGGCCCGTTCGCTGGGGATGGATCTGGTGATCGAAGGCGTCAGCGGTCCAAAGGTGCTCGAGCGTTTGCGCGAGCTCGAATGTGAATTGGGTCAGGGTTATTACCTGGCCCGGCCCATGACCGGGCATGACCTGCTGCAGTGGCTGGAAAAGCCTGAAGGCGGGCGCTGA
- a CDS encoding transporter substrate-binding domain-containing protein produces MIIFVRNCLAGLALFGSLSLQQAMAAAQPDTLQLLGRSDVQGYAVPLDEPDWSWLRSKGRLLLGDSSPDYAPFAITGNGNDYEGLTADYAQLIEQLLHVNVEVRRYASRGDLLAALKSGQIDMIGTANGFEAADPQLAISLPYADDNPTLVTRIDESHNLPEDLAGKRVAMLYHYLPPETVQAFYPNANVQLYPSTLTAIGAVAFGQADVYLGDLLSSNYLIKKNYLNNVQLSDFSRMETQPFSFAVTRDNTRLLQILDAALKVIPVEERMSIRRRWSVGGVAIPGQHRLHFSVKEQRWLDRHPRIKVAINENFLPLTFVDDAGNFRGISADVLAKISLRTGLQFDMQRVDSVDDLIGEVTSGRADMLAAFTPSTEREGELRFTRPYLINPFVLVMRRGGEPKTLDQLAGKRLALIRGNVLREYLVEQYPSVQLVAADNAAEAMEMVAQGKVEGAINSLVSARYMISRQYRDTLQVSSTVGTQPARIALATNRGALELYSILDKALLSISPEEMDELTNRWRSEVVVDDSYWLRNRDIILQGFVIAGALLLVAFGWIAYLRLLMRKRRQAEIALNDQMEFMRVLIDGTPHPIYVRDREGRLVICNSGYLQVFGTEREAVIGKLVTDGVLSDVQQAQVFQDDYLRVMEEGLPSIQDRSLNLADGRALTIYHWMLPYRGSDGAVTGMIAGWIDVSERQHLLQELQIAKDVADDANRAKTTFLATMSHEIRTPMNAIIGMLELALKKADQGVLDRFAVEVASGAARGLLDLIGDILDIARIESGRLSLAPERANLRELVESVARIFEGLARQKQLRLQLDLDALSNVDVLIDPLRFKQVLSNLLSNAIKFTEAGQVVLSVQVESGSDERLSLCLRVKDTGRGISPADQAQLFSPFAQAGNHGQSAQGGSGLGLVISRTLCEMMGGSLTLTSELGRGTQIEVLLNLSTLEPLDAAPDEDVETLRASHSLNILVIDDYPANRLLLSQQLSYLGHRVTDAEDGAHGLRAWRNQTFDVVITDCNMPIMNGYELARAIRDEETARELPRSLVLGFTANALAEEKDRCAEAGMDDCLFKPISLKDLNLRLAAVVPRPRSATDELPGDCRPGDIDLASLEQLTRGDRASINSLLSDLATSNAQDMAKLMRLFTQHDMVGLANLAHRVKGGARIIKAHSLIQACEALEVASEGLDTQVLTAAVDALQQSMEQLAAQLDERLA; encoded by the coding sequence ATGATTATTTTCGTCAGAAATTGCCTTGCCGGTCTTGCGCTGTTTGGCTCCCTGTCGCTGCAGCAGGCAATGGCCGCTGCGCAGCCCGATACATTGCAGCTGCTCGGTCGCTCGGATGTCCAGGGGTACGCCGTGCCACTGGATGAGCCGGACTGGAGCTGGTTGCGGAGCAAGGGGCGCCTGTTGCTCGGCGACAGCAGCCCCGATTACGCGCCTTTTGCGATTACCGGCAACGGCAATGACTACGAAGGTCTGACGGCCGATTACGCGCAACTGATCGAACAACTCCTGCACGTCAACGTCGAGGTCCGGCGTTACGCCTCGCGCGGCGATCTGCTGGCTGCGCTGAAAAGCGGCCAGATCGATATGATCGGCACCGCCAACGGCTTTGAAGCGGCGGATCCGCAATTGGCGATCTCCTTGCCTTACGCTGACGATAATCCGACCCTGGTGACGCGCATCGATGAGAGTCACAACCTGCCGGAAGACCTGGCAGGCAAACGTGTGGCGATGCTCTATCACTACCTGCCTCCGGAAACGGTCCAGGCGTTTTACCCCAACGCCAATGTGCAACTGTATCCCTCGACACTGACGGCGATCGGTGCCGTGGCGTTTGGTCAGGCTGACGTTTATCTGGGCGACTTGCTCAGCTCCAATTACCTGATCAAGAAGAATTACCTTAACAACGTTCAGCTCAGCGATTTTTCGCGCATGGAAACCCAGCCCTTCAGTTTTGCCGTGACCCGGGACAACACTCGGTTGTTGCAGATTCTCGATGCTGCGTTGAAGGTCATTCCTGTTGAAGAACGCATGAGTATCCGGCGGCGCTGGAGTGTCGGCGGAGTGGCCATTCCCGGCCAGCACCGGCTGCATTTCAGTGTCAAGGAGCAACGCTGGCTGGATCGTCATCCGCGCATCAAAGTCGCGATCAACGAGAACTTCCTGCCGCTGACCTTTGTCGACGACGCCGGCAACTTTCGCGGGATCAGTGCTGACGTGCTGGCCAAGATCAGTCTGCGCACGGGGCTGCAATTCGATATGCAGCGCGTGGATTCGGTCGATGACCTGATCGGTGAAGTGACCAGTGGCAGGGCCGACATGCTGGCGGCGTTTACGCCAAGCACCGAGCGCGAAGGCGAATTGCGTTTCACCCGTCCGTACCTGATCAATCCGTTCGTGCTGGTCATGCGCCGCGGCGGTGAGCCGAAGACCCTCGATCAGTTGGCCGGCAAGCGTCTGGCGCTGATCCGCGGCAACGTCTTGCGCGAATACCTTGTCGAGCAATATCCCTCTGTGCAACTGGTCGCCGCAGACAATGCCGCCGAAGCCATGGAGATGGTCGCCCAGGGCAAGGTCGAGGGCGCGATCAATTCGCTGGTCAGTGCCCGCTATATGATCTCGCGTCAGTACCGCGACACATTGCAGGTCAGCAGTACCGTCGGCACCCAGCCTGCACGCATTGCACTGGCGACCAATCGCGGTGCGCTGGAACTGTACTCGATTCTCGACAAGGCCCTGTTGAGCATCAGCCCGGAAGAAATGGACGAGCTGACCAACCGCTGGCGCAGCGAAGTGGTGGTGGATGACAGTTATTGGCTGCGCAATCGCGACATCATCCTCCAGGGCTTCGTGATCGCCGGCGCGTTGCTGCTCGTGGCGTTTGGCTGGATTGCTTATCTGCGTCTGTTGATGCGCAAGCGGCGCCAGGCGGAAATCGCTCTGAACGATCAAATGGAGTTCATGCGCGTGCTCATTGATGGCACGCCGCATCCGATCTATGTGCGCGATCGCGAAGGCCGCCTGGTGATCTGCAACAGCGGTTACCTGCAGGTATTCGGCACCGAGCGCGAAGCGGTGATCGGCAAGTTGGTGACGGACGGCGTGCTCAGCGATGTGCAGCAGGCACAGGTTTTTCAGGATGACTATCTACGGGTGATGGAGGAGGGCTTGCCGAGCATTCAGGACCGTAGCCTGAATCTGGCGGACGGCCGCGCGCTGACGATCTACCACTGGATGTTGCCTTACCGTGGCAGCGACGGTGCCGTCACCGGCATGATCGCGGGCTGGATCGATGTCAGCGAGCGCCAGCATTTGTTGCAGGAGCTGCAAATCGCCAAGGATGTCGCCGATGACGCCAACCGCGCCAAGACCACGTTCCTGGCGACCATGAGCCACGAAATCCGCACGCCGATGAACGCAATCATCGGCATGCTCGAACTGGCGCTGAAAAAGGCCGATCAGGGTGTACTGGACCGTTTCGCGGTCGAGGTGGCTTCGGGCGCGGCGCGTGGGTTGCTGGATCTGATTGGCGACATTCTCGACATTGCACGGATCGAATCCGGCCGCCTGTCGCTGGCGCCGGAACGCGCCAATCTGCGAGAGCTGGTTGAGTCGGTCGCGCGCATTTTCGAGGGCCTGGCGCGGCAGAAACAGTTGCGTCTGCAACTGGATCTGGACGCCCTGAGTAATGTCGATGTGTTGATCGATCCGCTACGTTTCAAACAAGTGCTGTCGAATCTGTTGAGCAATGCCATCAAGTTCACGGAGGCGGGGCAGGTGGTGTTGAGTGTGCAAGTCGAGAGCGGCAGCGATGAGCGGCTGAGTCTTTGCCTGCGCGTCAAGGACACTGGCCGCGGGATCTCGCCTGCGGATCAGGCCCAATTGTTCAGTCCGTTTGCCCAGGCCGGTAATCATGGTCAGTCGGCGCAGGGCGGCTCCGGGCTTGGGCTGGTGATCAGTCGTACGCTGTGCGAAATGATGGGCGGCAGCCTCACGCTGACCAGTGAGCTGGGGCGGGGCACGCAGATCGAGGTGCTGTTGAATCTGTCGACCCTTGAACCGCTGGACGCGGCGCCCGACGAGGACGTCGAGACACTGCGGGCCAGCCACAGCCTGAATATTCTGGTGATCGACGATTACCCGGCCAACCGTCTGCTGTTGTCGCAACAGTTGAGTTATCTGGGGCATCGGGTGACGGATGCAGAGGACGGCGCCCATGGCCTGCGTGCCTGGCGCAACCAGACCTTCGACGTGGTCATTACCGACTGCAATATGCCGATCATGAATGGCTACGAACTGGCCCGGGCGATCCGTGATGAGGAAACTGCACGAGAGTTGCCGCGCAGTCTGGTATTGGGGTTCACCGCCAATGCGCTGGCCGAAGAGAAGGATCGTTGCGCCGAGGCCGGAATGGACGATTGCCTGTTCAAGCCGATCAGCCTCAAGGACCTCAATCTGCGCCTGGCCGCTGTCGTCCCACGGCCGCGTTCAGCGACTGACGAATTGCCCGGTGATTGCAGGCCAGGTGACATCGATCTGGCCAGCCTCGAACAACTGACTCGTGGCGATCGCGCTTCGATCAACAGTCTGTTGAGCGATCTGGCCACGAGCAACGCGCAGGACATGGCCAAACTGATGCGCCTGTTTACCCAGCACGACATGGTCGGGCTCGCTAATCTGGCTCACCGGGTCAAGGGCGGTGCGCGCATTATCAAGGCGCACTCGCTGATTCAGGCGTGTGAGGCGCTGGAGGTCGCCAGTGAAGGGCTCGACACGCAAGTCCTGACCGCCGCGGTGGATGCCTTGCAGCAGTCGATGGAGCAGTTGGCTGCGCAGTTGGACGAGCGTCTGGCCTGA
- a CDS encoding MgtC/SapB family protein, producing the protein MQAINNLNLDSLLDTLVSLSAAFILGGLIGFERQYRQRTAGLRTNVLVAVGAAIFVDMANRLAGAEGAVRVVAYVVSGIGFLGAGVIMREEGNVRGLNTAATLWTSAAVGACAGADLLAEAVLGTLFILAANTLLRPIVNNINRQPLDVVSAEVTNIVYVIARRSQQKAVFALLEAELERSNYPASDVDVHAFGADEIEIEATLATTSVDGDELDALVARISTSALVVQAFWSPSTTE; encoded by the coding sequence ATGCAAGCCATCAACAACCTCAACCTCGATTCGCTGCTCGACACCCTCGTCAGCCTCAGCGCCGCCTTCATCCTCGGTGGCCTGATCGGTTTCGAACGCCAGTACCGGCAACGCACCGCCGGCCTGCGCACCAATGTGCTGGTGGCGGTCGGTGCGGCGATTTTCGTCGACATGGCCAATCGTCTCGCCGGCGCCGAAGGCGCGGTGCGCGTGGTTGCCTACGTGGTCTCCGGCATCGGCTTTCTCGGTGCCGGGGTGATCATGCGCGAAGAGGGCAACGTGCGCGGTCTCAATACCGCCGCCACCCTGTGGACATCCGCTGCCGTCGGCGCCTGCGCCGGTGCCGACCTGCTCGCCGAAGCGGTGCTCGGCACCCTGTTCATCCTCGCCGCCAACACCTTGTTGCGGCCGATCGTCAACAACATCAACCGTCAGCCACTGGACGTGGTCTCGGCGGAAGTCACCAACATCGTTTACGTCATCGCCCGGCGGTCACAGCAGAAAGCCGTATTCGCCTTGCTCGAGGCGGAACTGGAGCGCAGCAACTACCCCGCCAGCGATGTCGATGTGCATGCCTTCGGTGCCGATGAAATAGAAATTGAAGCGACGCTGGCGACCACCTCGGTCGATGGTGATGAGCTGGATGCGCTGGTGGCGCGGATTTCGACCTCGGCGCTGGTGGTGCAGGCGTTCTGGAGTCCGAGTACCACCGAGTAA
- a CDS encoding fimbria/pilus outer membrane usher protein: MEFNSEFLNIDKNDDISLGQFAHAQYTVPGRYLLDITVNQRYFGSRSIEFKSGANPDESYACLPEDLVLTFGLKPSLLKSLPRLADGQCVDLRGIENASIKYMKNLGRLSISLPQATFEYDDPDYIPPAAWSDGLNGALLDYRVIANSRQTQGSSGDSRSLQSYGTAGINLDAWRVRADYQARLESASQGDNPHGEAAQLNRLYAYRALPTIRSKLSLGEDYLNSDVFDTFALRGATLSSDDRMLPPNLRGYAPLISGLARTNATVTVSQQGRVLYSTTVTPGAFSIQDLNSSVQGTLDVTVREEDGTEQTFTVATAAVPFLSREGELRYKVSAGQPRLTGQGGSEPGFVATEAAYGLAKDWTVYGGWLAASGYQSSAVGIGKDLGVLGAVSGDVTTSRATLRWNGETVVGNSYRINYSKRFDAIGTDLRFLGYRFSDKTFTNFSQFVGDADAYSLNSGKQRYSVTVAKHFPWLSTSFSYDHSTYWDAPAADRFGLTVARSFSLGNVKNINVNVSAYQTQNSRQNDAQIYLGVTVPLGGNSMMSSNLQRSGSAGSSASVGYSHDDGEGVNYQVYGGVGDNRYVNAYVGQRASSYRANASVSTDGSTYRSLTGELDSSLVATRYGVSAHGNGTNGDTRLLVSTDGVADVAFTGQTRTNRNGYAVMDGLPSFQAYEARVNVEKLPLNTEVSNPIQRLALTEGAIGYVNFATGQGRNAFVVLTRLGGKPVPFGASVQDKNTNKEVGIVGEAGVTYLLGIKAGAELVARWDDAGQCSLAELPEEDVVTNVAKPAQCL, from the coding sequence GTGGAGTTTAATTCGGAGTTTCTGAATATCGACAAAAACGACGATATCAGTCTCGGACAGTTTGCCCATGCGCAATACACTGTGCCCGGTCGCTACTTGTTGGATATTACTGTCAATCAGCGTTATTTCGGTTCGCGTTCGATCGAGTTCAAGAGCGGCGCCAACCCGGATGAAAGTTACGCTTGTCTGCCCGAAGACCTGGTACTGACCTTTGGTCTCAAACCGTCTTTGCTGAAAAGCCTGCCGCGTCTGGCTGACGGTCAATGTGTGGATTTGCGTGGCATCGAAAATGCCTCGATCAAGTACATGAAGAATCTTGGGCGTCTGTCGATCAGCTTGCCGCAGGCGACCTTCGAGTACGACGACCCCGATTACATTCCGCCCGCCGCCTGGAGCGACGGGCTCAACGGCGCGTTGCTCGATTATCGAGTGATCGCCAACAGTCGCCAGACCCAGGGTTCGTCCGGGGATTCGCGCTCGCTGCAGAGCTACGGCACTGCCGGGATTAACCTGGATGCGTGGCGCGTGCGCGCCGATTATCAGGCGCGGCTGGAATCCGCCAGCCAAGGTGATAATCCCCACGGCGAAGCGGCTCAGTTGAACCGTTTGTATGCCTATCGTGCGTTGCCAACGATTCGTTCGAAGCTGTCGCTCGGTGAGGACTATCTGAACTCTGACGTGTTCGACACCTTTGCTTTGCGCGGTGCGACTCTGAGCAGTGATGACCGCATGCTGCCGCCGAACCTGCGCGGTTATGCGCCGCTGATCAGTGGCCTGGCGCGCACCAACGCAACGGTCACGGTGTCCCAGCAGGGGCGCGTGTTGTACTCGACCACGGTGACGCCGGGCGCGTTCAGCATTCAGGATCTCAACAGCAGCGTGCAAGGCACGCTGGACGTGACCGTGCGGGAAGAAGACGGTACCGAACAGACGTTCACCGTCGCCACTGCCGCTGTGCCGTTTCTGTCCCGTGAGGGCGAGTTGCGCTACAAGGTTTCCGCCGGCCAGCCGCGCCTGACCGGCCAGGGCGGCAGCGAGCCCGGGTTCGTGGCCACGGAGGCGGCCTACGGCCTGGCCAAGGACTGGACCGTCTATGGCGGCTGGCTTGCCGCCTCCGGGTACCAGTCGAGCGCTGTGGGCATCGGCAAGGATCTCGGCGTACTCGGTGCCGTGTCGGGGGATGTCACCACCTCCCGGGCCACGTTGCGCTGGAACGGTGAAACCGTGGTCGGCAATTCTTACCGGATCAACTATTCCAAGCGATTTGACGCCATTGGTACTGACCTGCGTTTTTTGGGTTATCGCTTTTCTGACAAGACGTTCACCAACTTCTCGCAGTTTGTCGGCGATGCGGATGCCTATTCGCTGAACTCGGGCAAACAACGTTATTCGGTGACCGTGGCCAAGCATTTTCCCTGGTTGTCGACGAGTTTCTCCTACGACCATTCGACCTACTGGGATGCCCCCGCCGCCGATCGTTTCGGGCTGACGGTGGCGCGCAGTTTTTCCCTTGGCAACGTCAAGAACATCAACGTCAACGTATCGGCGTACCAGACCCAGAATAGCCGGCAGAACGACGCGCAAATCTATCTCGGCGTGACCGTGCCACTGGGTGGCAACTCGATGATGTCGAGCAACCTGCAGCGCTCGGGCTCCGCAGGTTCGTCGGCCAGTGTCGGGTACAGCCATGATGACGGTGAAGGGGTGAATTATCAGGTGTATGGCGGCGTTGGCGACAACCGCTATGTCAACGCGTATGTCGGTCAACGGGCGTCGAGTTACCGCGCGAATGCGTCTGTCTCAACCGATGGCAGCACCTATCGCTCGCTCACCGGCGAGCTCGACAGTTCACTGGTCGCGACCCGTTATGGCGTATCGGCCCATGGCAATGGCACCAATGGCGATACACGTCTGCTGGTGTCCACCGACGGCGTTGCGGACGTGGCATTCACCGGCCAGACCCGCACCAACCGTAACGGTTATGCGGTGATGGACGGCTTGCCTTCCTTCCAGGCCTACGAAGCGCGGGTCAACGTGGAAAAGTTGCCACTCAACACCGAAGTATCCAATCCGATCCAGCGATTGGCGCTGACTGAGGGGGCCATCGGCTACGTCAATTTCGCCACGGGGCAGGGCCGCAACGCGTTTGTCGTGTTGACCCGTCTCGGCGGTAAACCGGTGCCTTTCGGCGCATCGGTGCAAGACAAAAACACCAATAAGGAAGTGGGCATCGTCGGCGAGGCCGGCGTCACTTATCTGTTGGGCATCAAGGCCGGGGCTGAACTGGTAGCGCGTTGGGATGACGCCGGCCAATGCAGTCTGGCCGAACTCCCTGAGGAGGACGTGGTGACCAACGTCGCCAAGCCTGCCCAGTGTCTGTAA
- a CDS encoding fimbrial protein has translation MKKIVAVTAATVVMGLASFANAATPASGNPGTVRFIGEIVSGACGIDASSLDQTVSLGQVPSNQFKAIGDRSTPTKFDIILTDCDTTTQKNARFTFSGVQDPAVPGLFATTGLAQNVGIRLQASAGEMLDNGTEQVAPVVLQNGNNTVTFAAMYEATAATVTTGEADSVANFTVAYN, from the coding sequence ATGAAAAAAATCGTCGCTGTTACCGCCGCTACCGTTGTTATGGGTCTCGCTTCCTTCGCTAACGCTGCGACGCCGGCTTCCGGCAACCCTGGCACCGTGCGCTTCATCGGTGAAATCGTTTCCGGCGCCTGCGGTATCGACGCCAGCTCCCTGGACCAGACCGTTTCCCTGGGGCAAGTGCCATCTAACCAGTTCAAAGCGATCGGTGATCGTTCGACCCCGACCAAGTTCGACATCATCCTGACCGACTGCGACACCACCACTCAGAAGAACGCGCGCTTCACCTTCAGCGGTGTCCAGGATCCAGCCGTTCCAGGCTTGTTCGCCACCACCGGTCTGGCACAGAACGTCGGTATCCGTCTGCAGGCCAGTGCCGGCGAAATGCTCGACAATGGCACTGAGCAGGTCGCTCCGGTTGTGCTGCAAAACGGCAACAACACCGTGACCTTCGCCGCCATGTATGAAGCCACTGCTGCGACCGTCACCACTGGTGAAGCCGACAGCGTGGCTAACTTCACCGTGGCCTACAACTGA
- a CDS encoding fimbrial protein yields MNLFTALTRLALAAVLMGASQFASAMVCKSLNGGSYLSEYIGPVSVPDTVPDGTIIWRSKTHVVPADCWKLFDIHYKEDDPIYFYGNPAGLNATPWGIEFGLVYRGVTSWDGDWSSNPTQGVNSGFISRGCPDATSGADMLACSRVSPSIAFQVVIRKRGLLPLQRPSQDTYDVFQFDGLYGLNGGPSNPAGNFRFQLSGLQNIVGTACTVDVKVTPEPGIVDFGVIQKTTTGFSPPNPTRPFSLALEKKCSSAINVGATFVTSNQQGLYNILPAAGSQLGIQVRDAHNNLVQVNEPFPLANFPAQVSHIDVPFSATVVSLGDPEVGPFEAIMVVQIVYY; encoded by the coding sequence GTGAACCTGTTCACTGCGCTGACGCGGCTGGCCCTGGCGGCGGTGTTGATGGGGGCGTCGCAGTTCGCGTCGGCGATGGTCTGCAAGTCGCTGAACGGCGGGAGCTACCTGAGCGAGTACATCGGTCCGGTGTCGGTCCCGGACACAGTGCCGGACGGCACGATTATCTGGCGCTCGAAAACCCATGTGGTCCCGGCCGACTGCTGGAAGCTGTTCGACATCCATTACAAAGAAGATGACCCGATCTATTTTTACGGCAATCCGGCCGGGCTCAATGCCACCCCGTGGGGCATTGAATTCGGTCTGGTGTATCGCGGCGTGACATCCTGGGACGGCGACTGGAGTTCCAACCCGACCCAGGGCGTCAACAGCGGCTTCATTTCCCGCGGTTGCCCGGATGCAACCAGCGGCGCCGACATGCTTGCCTGTTCGCGGGTGAGCCCGAGCATTGCGTTTCAGGTGGTGATCCGCAAGCGCGGGCTATTGCCGTTGCAGCGCCCCTCGCAAGATACCTACGACGTGTTCCAGTTCGACGGTCTCTATGGACTCAATGGCGGGCCGAGCAACCCGGCGGGCAACTTCCGTTTTCAACTCTCCGGCTTACAGAACATTGTCGGTACTGCGTGTACGGTCGATGTCAAGGTGACGCCGGAGCCGGGAATTGTCGACTTTGGTGTGATCCAGAAAACCACCACCGGTTTTTCACCGCCCAATCCGACCCGACCCTTCAGCCTGGCCCTGGAGAAAAAATGCAGCAGCGCAATCAACGTCGGTGCGACGTTCGTTACCAGCAACCAACAGGGTCTGTACAACATCCTGCCGGCCGCCGGCAGCCAGTTGGGCATTCAGGTGCGTGATGCACACAACAATCTGGTGCAGGTCAACGAACCTTTTCCCTTGGCGAATTTCCCGGCTCAGGTGAGCCATATCGACGTGCCGTTCAGTGCCACGGTGGTGTCGTTGGGTGACCCCGAAGTCGGGCCGTTCGAGGCCATTATGGTGGTGCAGATTGTTTACTACTGA
- a CDS encoding fimbrial biogenesis chaperone translates to MSRYVVFSVGRFFNRLSLAIGLCVPVLASAAVVPDRTRLVFEESAPSVSVTVSNKNPQLPFIVQSWIENESGQKVTSPFMVLPPLQRIEPNESSVLRIVKLPQLALPADRESVFYLNIREIPPKTQAVNSMQIALQSKIKLFYRPAAVKRERGEDLALGLELKIDPATRQLLVDNPTPFHITVVGLLAGPEKTRMPIETVMIAPRGHARFALTNTAFTTLRVSNMNDFGGQSDTLFNCVANVCKGVKP, encoded by the coding sequence ATGTCACGTTATGTTGTGTTTTCTGTGGGTCGTTTTTTCAACCGTCTGAGCCTGGCAATCGGGCTCTGTGTTCCCGTGCTGGCCAGCGCCGCTGTGGTGCCGGATCGCACCCGTCTGGTGTTCGAGGAAAGTGCGCCGTCAGTCAGCGTCACGGTCAGCAACAAGAACCCGCAATTGCCGTTTATCGTGCAGTCGTGGATCGAGAACGAGAGTGGCCAGAAAGTCACGTCACCGTTCATGGTCCTGCCACCGTTGCAGCGCATCGAGCCGAACGAAAGCAGTGTCCTGCGCATTGTGAAGTTGCCGCAGCTGGCACTCCCTGCTGACCGGGAGTCGGTGTTCTATTTGAACATTCGCGAGATTCCGCCGAAAACCCAGGCGGTCAACTCGATGCAGATTGCCTTGCAGTCGAAGATCAAGTTGTTCTACCGGCCGGCCGCTGTAAAGCGCGAGCGGGGCGAGGACCTGGCACTGGGCCTTGAGCTGAAAATCGACCCGGCCACCCGACAGTTGCTGGTCGATAACCCGACGCCGTTTCACATCACGGTCGTCGGTCTGCTGGCCGGCCCGGAAAAAACCAGAATGCCGATCGAAACCGTGATGATCGCGCCACGCGGCCATGCGCGGTTTGCCCTGACGAATACCGCGTTCACCACCTTGCGGGTGTCGAACATGAATGACTTCGGCGGTCAGTCCGACACACTGTTCAATTGCGTGGCGAATGTGTGCAAGGGTGTGAAACCGTGA
- a CDS encoding response regulator transcription factor has translation MLKAIIVDDHPFIRSAVKMLLKQEHFDVVAEADNGADAVQQAREHTPDLIILDIAMPKLDGLEVISRISALNLHCKILVLTSQSAQFYSMRSMKAGAAGYISKTNDLDELVKAIKVVMDGYTFFPNLASSSVRRSDAQATDLELIQSLSDRELTILQQLAKGLSNKEIGDAMLLSNKTVSTYKTRLIEKLNVKSVVYLADFAKRNNLL, from the coding sequence ATGCTCAAAGCGATCATCGTGGACGATCATCCGTTCATTCGCTCTGCGGTCAAGATGCTGTTGAAACAGGAACATTTCGACGTTGTGGCCGAAGCGGATAATGGCGCCGACGCTGTGCAACAGGCCCGCGAACACACTCCCGATCTGATCATTCTGGATATCGCCATGCCCAAGCTCGACGGCCTGGAGGTGATCTCGCGTATCAGTGCGCTGAACCTGCACTGCAAGATTCTGGTGCTGACCTCGCAATCAGCGCAGTTCTATTCCATGCGCTCCATGAAGGCAGGCGCGGCGGGCTATATCTCCAAAACCAACGATCTGGACGAATTGGTCAAAGCCATCAAAGTAGTGATGGACGGTTATACCTTTTTCCCCAATCTGGCCAGTAGCTCGGTCCGGCGCAGCGATGCCCAGGCCACGGATCTGGAACTCATCCAGAGCCTGTCAGACCGCGAGCTGACCATTTTGCAGCAGTTGGCCAAGGGGCTGAGCAACAAGGAGATCGGCGACGCGATGTTGTTGAGCAACAAAACGGTCAGTACCTACAAGACGCGTCTGATCGAGAAACTCAACGTCAAGTCGGTGGTGTATCTCGCTGATTTCGCCAAGCGCAACAACCTGCTCTAA